The following coding sequences are from one Halobaculum magnesiiphilum window:
- a CDS encoding DUF7558 family protein: MPVGSGLDKCDNFVCDSYGFVVAALAVLTEFRVEMCHLERHHSSVRGVVLVGRQRS, encoded by the coding sequence ATGCCGGTAGGGTCGGGTCTCGACAAGTGCGATAACTTCGTCTGCGACAGTTATGGATTCGTCGTCGCCGCGCTCGCAGTACTCACTGAGTTTCGCGTGGAAATGTGCCATCTCGAACGCCACCACAGCTCTGTTCGCGGTGTAGTCCTTGTAGGCCGGCAACGTTCTTGA